Part of the Quercus robur chromosome 5, dhQueRobu3.1, whole genome shotgun sequence genome, CTTAGAGCTttctttaagaattttttgtCACTTGCATCTCCAACCATTGACTGCATAGAACATCACAACCCGTAATCTATCTTTctcaaatgaaaagaaagatttGGGAAAGCGACTGCCAAGATAAACATGACCTCCTAGAAGTAATTTTAGCAAAAGTAGAAATCCACCCACCTCAACATAAGTTCCAAAGGCTTCAAGTGCAGTCTGCTTGTCCTTTACCAGTGCTTTAACTCGAGTTCTTTTGACAATCAAGGACAATATTACCATCTACATAAGCTAGATAAACCAAGGCTCAGAATTCATACACTGTAAGCCAATCTAAACGCCTACACACTACACAGAAAGTTATGCTCATCACAGAATATGTGAGGTATATCAGTATATAAAATTGACTAGGCCTCCAATTGCCTAGATATATATGGGTGCAAGTTAGAGTAATAAGCATATAGAAGTATAAAGATAGCAGTTATCAAGTGGCATTTTGAAACTCATAAAGTAATCAAAATACCATGTTTTCAAGCAATAAAATATTGCTCATGTTGATTCACTTGTTAACAACAGAAAGAAAAGGTTCATTGTGCCCTTCATATATTAGCAAAAAGAAGTTGGGTTCAAATTAAGGCAACACACACCTGGCCTATCTCACTATCTCCATCAGTTACTAAAACTGCATCCCTGGCTTCTTCCACTTCTGTGTTTCGAATGGATAATTCATGAATCAGCAatctttcaaaatttaaaagcaaTATAGAGATAAACACCCATGAATTGCTATTTATAGAACTACCTGATTGATCATCATCTTCAAAAGTGGATTCATCTTTAGAGAAGGGATCAGGTGCCCCATACCATTTTCTTAACTTGGGACCTCCTATACAAACACCCACGTAGACAATTTAAAGTTGAGAATTCAAGCAAATTTTTCACCACATACAAACATGCAGGCAAGCAAGTTCGTGGAATACCCTATCTAGGTGCGACCTTagtgttggaaaaaaaaaattttgatagtgAAAAAATTACCGTTGCTACAATGCAATactaatctttaaaaaataatctagTAAGATAAAAACAAGGGGGAAAGAAAGATCTCAAAATACTATAGAATCACGTCCAAAATAAGTCCACAAAGATAGATGAAGGCAAAAAGGAACTCATTCCTAACCAAAGCAGCACTCAAGGAAAAAGACAAGTAACACACCAACATATTGCTAGAAtggaaattttttcacaacttgttaAAAGTGGAAAGTTGTAATTAGAGTAATATCATTTTAACACAGTCCACTACTCATGAAGCATTGACACCATTTTAAtatacaccaaaaccaaaattattttcctAATCTCCAAATTAGGCCCATCAAAAGTAAGTCCATAAAGATAGATAAAGGCTTAAATAAACTCATTCATAATCAACAACATACCAACATATATATCGTATTGTTCAACAATACCATATTATAAACCCAATGGGGTTACTTGGAGTTGGATACATGCTTAAAAGATTAGTTGGGTCATTGGGTGTttagtacttaaaaaaaaaaaaaaaaaaaaaaaaaacacaccatGGTGCATGATCCAGAGTACATAATACCTTCTATATAGTCAAGAATTTGGTCAGTAAAACTGAGTTTCTTCTTGGCAGAGCAGAGAATGAGAGCACGCTTTTCGATGTTCGATTTGAAACAAGGGTGTTGCGGTGTTTTGCATTGCGTTTGAGAAtgggaaaatagagagagaaagagagttgaaGGAGGAGAAGTAGTAGTAGAAGTACCTGCCATTGATAGAACCACTACGTTTCTCTCGTCCAACCGTTTTTCATTCCCTCCCGCTAAAACAAAAGATAACATAAATAAAGATAAGACCTGCTTCAATTCCATTTTTGCCACTACCGCCACAgcttttttacttatttatcataccatttttttagttaaagagagagagagagacagacagagagattatgtcattttttttttttttttttttaaatagacagTAAACCTTCATtcttaaaaaagtaaaattagtttctcaaaaaaaaaaaaagtaaaattaaattaaagagggcattacatcttctttttttatataatttttttaaaattattatcaagAGATTTATATTTCAACTAATATCTATtaataatttcaacaaaaatatttatggtTTAAATTTTTCATCTTTGTTTTATCTATCAAATtaccaaataagaaaaaagaaagtttttttttttggtaaaagaaaaaaacaccgTCCATAAGTCGAGAAATTATATAGTCTTTTGGTGGACCACGTCATTTGTCcaccatttcattaaaaaacttccacttgtttaaaattgctgagtcagtaattaatttctatttaaaaaaattttctaactaataaattttaaacaggtggaagttttttaagtaGAATGGTGAACCACATCACTTATCCACTATGTGGATCTTATAATTTTTCTCATAAGTCCTTAATAAGCTAAGGGTATATTTGGTACATTGTAATGGTCATTACATTGTAATAGAAATAAGCATTACAAGAAATAGGTGGAGCTATAATGGAATAATTGTTCATATTCAACCGTTTGGTGGTAACTTATGATAAAGTTTGGAATGCCATTATGTTtagtcaaatttcctaaaatgcccattttaaaaaatatttattttatttagacaTTTTATGAGGATGgcttaatattcttttttttatcatttaaatataaatatatataattaattaatattattgtttagcaatttttcatgttaaaaacattaaactaaaatagtaaaaaaaaaatacataagaaCATGGTCGCAACAGAGATAAAGAGTGCGTTGCTGGAAATCGTTCTTTGCAATTCTTCttgtattattataattattatttggtTTTAAAGGGCGAATTGAAAGAAATTCAAACTCATCCATTAGCTTCTGTCAGCagaactattaaaaaaaaaaaaaaaaaacataaattctaGTGCGTTTGGATACTACTTATTTTgcttaaaactgaaaatattaaaaaaatatttttttaattactattcattaatgaaaatacTGTGTGTTTGCCTAATtgcacttgatttttttttaaaaaggcaaATGCAGGAGAATAATTTTTATCCAAACGTATACTTTATCTTGAagcaaaggaaaaataaatattcatgagagagagaatttaataacaaagaataatagagcatttatatttttgggtattttggaatatatatatatatatatatatataaagctacTAAGGGTACATTTGGTATATTGTAATAGCTCTTGTaatggaatagttattcatgtgtaataACAATTCGGTTATTTGGTTGCATCTTTATTATATGGATTAGTTATTACGTTGGAAtgactattctttaaattgaagaatagttattcctctttaaaattgATATAATAGCTATTACttagtatatataataggttttaaaattaatatatttccaaaaatataaagtttccctatacatcatcttttacaagctttccatatgtaacaaccaaacttatgaataataatagttattccattacaatgtcttctattcccaataataaagattactattcctaatgtaatctacattcagtgtaccaaacgtaccctaaagAGGTTAAACAATAATTATTACAATCATCTTAATAAGTAAtagaaacacaaccaaacaattgaatagctattcttatgtattaactattacattacatgGTCTACCATTTATTATAGTGTACAAAACTAGCCCTAAGTAAACATCCTTTAGTTAGAATATACGAAGTGTAAAATAGTAGTAGTTGGAAGAACTAAAACCCATGCCCGACAGGCATGTTGCCCAAACCCTTACCACTAGGCTAACCTacatattgataaataaataaaaaatgtagagttataataaaaagaagtatTATATCTatgatatttttataacaaattataagtgataagttgttattagtataatttgaatatatcactgaaattatttttttttatcaatattcaATAACAATCCTTAATAACatatacttaaaatttatttgtgaaagtattgtaaaaattttgtggacataacatttttttataataaaatattaatgacTTTACattaagctaaaaaaaaaatatatttgttttccATTTCTCATTTTCAAAGAGTGTAATCCAACACAGAAATTTGAGTTTAATTCCCAAAACTCAACTATTTATTAGGCATTGTTGATTAATCATGTATTCATGTGTGTTTGCAAATCCAGTTCGACCCTCAAAATGTATAgaatcacaaaaataataataatactaatagcAAAATAAGAGACTTATAATCACAACCGTTAAAAATGTCAACCCTCAGCCACTGACCGTCCGATCATAATTCCTTAGTACTACTAATacaacacaaaaccaaaactcTTATCACTTTctatctctttcatttttagggtttctctcaaaaaaaccaaaacggcaaaacacacaaaacacaaagaACCCTTTTTTTCGAtccattttctctcaaaaacaacaacaacaacaacatggcGACTCAAATGAGCAAAAAACGAAAGGTACGaaaaattttctatctttttttttccccctgcgTTTTCTCTGCTTCCAAACATACTGTTATTTTGTTAATTGTTGTTACTAATTGAAGATTTATTGGTTTTTGAATAATCATGATAGTTTGTGGCTGATGGAGTGTTCTACGCGGAGCTGAATGAGGTGTTGACGAGAGAGCTGGCGGAGGATGGTTACTCGGGCGTCGAAGTTAGGGTTACGCCCATGCGGACTGAGATTATTATCAGAGCCACTCGTACTCAGAACGTTCTCGGTAAAGTAAACTTCTGGTCCTGTTTGTTTCCCGAGAAAGTATGGGAAAGTACGagtatttaatattttgtaCTTGAGGTTAAATTGTCCTAGCTTATAGATCTGTTTGGTTGCCTAGAATCTCAAAGCTGATTTTGTCttgttctgttttgttttgtttcactAGTTTGTGTTTGGTTCCCGAGAAAGTGTGGGAAAGTATtaggaaatttgattttttgaacATTTCTTGGGAACTTGAGGTTCAATTGTCATAGATCTGTTTGGTTAGTTGGTTAGGAAACATTTGAAAAGATTTACGGATTTCAAAGATGTAATTTTTAGTCTCTTTTTTAAgctgaaatttttaaaattttttagctatTGAGGAGTGAGCACTGAGAATAttaaaagaattagaaaaaaagTGGGAATCAATGAGCTTAATGCAGGAAACGGTGGTGAATGAGGAGTCTGGTGTAATGTAATTGTTCAGCTTCGATGGGTGACTACAATTTTAAGAAATGGAAGAATAATGAAAATGGTCTAGCCTGGTTCAGTGGTTTGTTTGATGAGAAAATGTGAAGAAAGCAAAATAATCAACTTTTTGTGTGGTAATGAGAGTTTTTTGGTCGATGTAACTAATACTATGTTTTACTCAATTAGGTGAACTACGAAATTTCTGCTCATTGACTTGTGTTCTTTGTTTCCAAGAAACATGACAATTCTGTGTGCTCATAAGCTGCATCTGTTTGTGAAGAAATTTGAAGGGAAAGATTGTACTTAGGTGTAGCTTTAGACATGGGGTTGATTTCTATCTGGGTAGTAGTTTGGAAGTTAAATTTTCTGATTGTGCTTCTAATTGATGGGCTTAGGTGAGAAGGGAAGAAGAATTAGGGAACTCACATCTCTTGTTCAAAAACGTTTCAAGTTTCCCGAGAACAGTGTTGAGCTTTATGCTGAGAAAGTGAACAACAGAGGGCTCTGTGCCATTGCTCAGGCAGAGTCTCTGCGTTACAAGCTTCTAGGAGGGCTTGCTGTCCGGAGGTATATCTTCTACCTAGTGAAATTGCATTTTAGCATGTTCATTGAGTTGCCATATTggttcttctttgtttttgagatgttatagaatattttttttgataagtaataaagatatatattcaagaacactaccttatgcagaaaaacataaGGCAGAGAGAAAATTACAGAGGGAAAAGgtaaagaagaaaggaaaaagaaaggaaaagatacTAATTACACAGGAGAGAGCTAAGGAACatagggagagaatcactagagaTGAGTCCTCAAGCTCTAGACCAGTCAAACATAGAGCCACTGAAAGAAGCCAATAGCTGGTCATCCGAACTATAAGAATCATGATTTGCCAAACTATGCTTTAGAAATTTCTCCCTTGTGGTTAGCATTGATTATACTGATATACTACTCCATTTCCCAAAAATGATGGGTTAAGAGGGTCCCTGAAAAATGCTTACATTTAATATTTGGAGTTTTGTTAGTCTCTTTGAACTGTTATTTAGTTCTTGGAGTTCGGGAACTCCTAAATTTTGAAGTCTCTGAACTTCAGGGCATCTTTGCCTCTTGGATCAGTGTaactctgtctctgtctctctctctttgttgcACACATGCACATACTTGCATCTGCCCTGACTATTATATGTATATGAAGTTTTGAAAAAAGTCAGAGTGGCTCGGAAGTATTTAATCCTGAACTTATAGTGAGAACCAGCTGAGAAGTCTTCTTTACagctacttatcaaaaaagagtTCTTTACAGCTGTCACTGGgataaattggaaaaaaaaaggattgggTTATGATGGTTTATGCATTCATGTACTGCTTGGCAAAATACACAAACGTATTATTGCATTATTGACAATGCACAAACATACGTAGCCATTTTGCTCTGTTTCTTAGATTTTATAGAATGTTTGTAATAGAATTATGATTTGCTGAACAATGCTTCACAGAAGGTCTGCCTTGTGTTTAGCATTGATTATACTGATATACTTCTccctttcccaaaaaaaatggGTTTAGAGGATCCTTCAACAATGCTTACATTTAATATTGGGAGTTTTGTTAGTCTCTTTGAACTGTTCTTTAGTTCTTGGAGTTCGGGAACTCCTAAATAGTATTCTCTGAACTTCATCTATTGCCTCATGAACTAgtgtgattctctctctctctctctctcacacgtGCACACGCACACACACTGACATGTACAACTTCATTCTCTCATGGTTTAGGtgaaagttgtaaaaaaaataaaataaagaggtaTTGAGGAAGCTCAAGACTGCTCAGCAGTATCTAAACTGTTGAGTATCAATTTAGCATGTTCATTGAGTTGCCATTTTGCTTCTTTGTTTCTGAGATTTTATAGAATATTTCTTATAGAAGAATCATGATTTGCCAAAAAAGGCTTCACCTAATGTCCCCCTTGTGGTTAGCATTGATTGTACTGATATATTCCCTTTCCCAAAACTATTTGGTTAAGAGGATCCCTCAACAATGCTTACATTTAAAATTTGGAGTTTTGTTAGTCTCTTTGAACTGTTCTTTAGTTCTTGGAGTTCGGGAACTCCTAAATTGTATTGTCTCTGAACTTCAGGGTATCTATTGCCTCCTGAATTAgtgtgactctctctctctctctctctctctctctcctgtgTGCTCTCACACACACTGACGTGTAAACATGCATTCTCTCATGGTTTAGGTGAAACctctaaaaaaatacaataaaagtGGTATTTAAACCTTTGAATATCAATTTAGCATGTTCATTGAGTTGCCATTTTGCTTCTTTGTTTCTGAGATTTTATAGAATATTTCTTATAGAAGAATCATGATTTGCCAAACAAGGCTTCACCTAATGTCTCCACTTGTGGTTAGCATTGATTAGTGATATACTCCCTTTCCCAAAAATAATTGGTTAAGAGGATCCCTCAACAATGCTTACATTTCAAATTTGGAGTTTTGTTAGTCTTTTTGAACTGTTCTTTAGTTCTTGGAGTTCGggaactcctaaattttagtgtATCTGAATTCgaactgataaaaaaaaaaaaaattagtgtagCTGAATTTGATTCCATCTATTTCTTCATGAATCAGTGTGACTCTCTCTCTGTGTGGCAGTTACACAGATGTGCATGTGTCCTATTTTATGTATAGAATTTGTAATGAAATGTTGGAAAAGGTGAAAGCAGCTCAGAAGTATTAAAACCTTTAACTTAAGTGAGAAAACCAGCCGGGAAGTCTTCTATACAGCTATCACTGGGACAAATCAggattggcaaaaaaaaaaaaaaactgcttatGATGGTTTCAGCATTCATGTTTTGGCAAAATGCATGTTCACATTATTGAGCTATCCACGCATGCACAGTAGATATAATCGTCCTATCAGTTTGTtatcatctttatttttatccATGTCCAGTGATAATTTGTAAAGATGTCTTAGGACTAATATTTGTTGTAGAtttatgctttatttttttcctttctgttTTTATACTTCTATTGAATCGGCTTCAACCTCCTTGTTTTTAGGGCTTGCTATGGTGTTCTTAGATTCGTTATGGAGAGTGGTGCAAAAGGATGTGAGGTATGTAAAGGAAGCTTTTGTCCTCCATTGACTGTGAtaaatgagctttttttttttggctctgtTTTCTTTACATAAAGAGTGTCCTTTTTGTCACTATATCCAGGTTATAGTTAGTGGTAAGCTCAGGGCTCAGCGTGCCAAAGCTATGAAGTTCAAGGATGGTTACATGATATCCTCTGGCCAGCCTGTCAATGAATATATTGACTCTGCTGTGAGGCATGTGCTTCTTAGACAGGTTAGCTTAGTCGCTCTTTGAAACTCATTTCAGAATTGGATAAATGCAATTAGCATATCAACAACCTGCTTTGGTATGAAAAGTTatcttttaattaatgtttttgcGTTGCAGGGTGTTCTTGGTATCAAGGTGAAGATAATGCTCGATTGGGATCCTAAGGGCAAGGTAGGTCCCATAACAC contains:
- the LOC126724965 gene encoding uncharacterized protein LOC126724965 isoform X2 — encoded protein: MAGTSTTTSPPSTLFLSLFSHSQTQCKTPQHPCFKSNIEKRALILCSAKKKLSFTDQILDYIEGGPKLRKWYGAPDPFSKDESTFEDDDQSEVEEARDAVLVTDGDSEIGQMVILSLIVKRTRVKALVKDKQTALEAFGTYVESMVGDASDKKFLKKALRGVRTIICPNEGFLSNVEGLKGVQHVVLLSQLSAYRGSGGIQALMKSNARKLAEQDESLLMASGIPYTIVRAGLLQSTPGGQQGFSFEEGSAARGNLSKEDAAFICVQALDAVPQRGFIFEVVNGDEKISNWQGCMARLMEKAGQQLQ
- the LOC126724965 gene encoding uncharacterized protein LOC126724965 isoform X1 — its product is MAGTSTTTSPPSTLFLSLFSHSQTQCKTPQHPCFKSNIEKRALILCSAKKKLSFTDQILDYIEGGPKLRKWYGAPDPFSKDESTFEDDDQSEVEEARDAVLVTDGDSEIGQMVILSLIVKRTRVKALVKDKQTALEAFGTYVESMVGDASDKKFLKKALRGVRTIICPNEGFLSNVEGLKGVQHVVLLSQLSAYRGSGGIQALMKSNARKLAEQDESLLMASGIPYTIVRAGLLQSTPGGQQGFSFEEGSAARGNLSKEDAAFICVQALDAVPQRGFIFEVVNGDEKISDWQECMARLMEKAGQQLQ
- the LOC126724967 gene encoding 40S ribosomal protein S3-2-like is translated as MATQMSKKRKFVADGVFYAELNEVLTRELAEDGYSGVEVRVTPMRTEIIIRATRTQNVLGEKGRRIRELTSLVQKRFKFPENSVELYAEKVNNRGLCAIAQAESLRYKLLGGLAVRRACYGVLRFVMESGAKGCEVIVSGKLRAQRAKAMKFKDGYMISSGQPVNEYIDSAVRHVLLRQGVLGIKVKIMLDWDPKGKVGPITPLPDLVTIHSPKEEEEYIFTPALAASNIEIAAV